Proteins encoded within one genomic window of Urocitellus parryii isolate mUroPar1 chromosome 16, mUroPar1.hap1, whole genome shotgun sequence:
- the LOC144250650 gene encoding 5-hydroxyisourate hydrolase-like: MEPESSPLTTQVLDTASGLPARGLRLHLSRLEDLSQQWTEVKKRYETDLDAHCPGLLRPDQMKPGTYKLFFETQGYWKERGQESFYPYTEVVFTITKEIQKFMCRCC; the protein is encoded by the exons ATGGAGCCTGAGAGCAGCCCCCTGACCACACAAGTGCTAGATACTGCGTCAGGGCTCCCAGCCCGTGGCCTGCGCCTCCATTTGTCTCGACTTGAGGACCTCAGCCAGCAGTGGACAGAAGTGAAGAAAAGGTATGAgacag ACCTGGATGCCCACTGCCCTGGGCTCCTGAGGCCAGACCAGATGAAGCCTGGCACCTATAAGCTGTTCTTCGAAACCCAGGGCTACTGGAAGGAGAGGGGGCAGGAGAGCTTCTATCCATACACAGAG GTTGTCTTCACCATCACAAAGGAGATCCAGAAGTTCATGTGCCGCTGCTGCTGA